In Vulgatibacter sp., a single genomic region encodes these proteins:
- a CDS encoding peptidylprolyl isomerase, which translates to MLDKLRENSRSIGTYIIFGAIIVVFVAYFGQGSAGFTTMGDGEVSDASYAAKVNGEEISVREFQTAYNSMLAAYQQQMGGQFDEKMAEQLGLKENVIDRLVERRLLVEAAEASGIAVADADVTKAIREIPAFQKDGQFDFATYKIVLANSVGMTPAKFEEEVRADLLREKMVQQIRQAAKATDEEIREEYRKDNDKASLTVVRFAAPAFFDKSKATDEEVKAFLATDEGKKAVETEYRAKSFRFKQPKRVQAQHILVKVAEDAPEADVAAAKAKLEEAKKQVEGGADFGEIARQISEDPGSKEKGGDLGFFGPGTMAKPFEEAAMALEKGQMSDLVRTRFGFHLIKVNDITAPKEQQLEEVQDQLAQEMLRKRKAREMAEKKAQEVLAQVQAGKSLQDLFPAAHSEDDGHGHAPGQPMPVDKDQLAVAETTELFSVESEYVPRVGVSADLAKAVQDADEGAVLPQVFDVSDAFVVAVVADRVKPDMEAFETKAQDYRQRVVARKEATLVQDFTTKLREKAKVEKNPSLFAAAPAQG; encoded by the coding sequence ATGCTCGACAAGCTTCGGGAAAACTCCCGCTCCATCGGCACCTACATCATCTTCGGTGCCATCATCGTCGTCTTCGTCGCCTATTTCGGCCAGGGAAGCGCCGGCTTCACCACCATGGGCGACGGTGAGGTCTCGGACGCCTCCTACGCCGCGAAGGTGAACGGCGAGGAGATCTCGGTCCGCGAGTTCCAGACCGCCTACAACTCCATGTTGGCTGCCTACCAGCAGCAGATGGGTGGCCAGTTCGACGAGAAGATGGCCGAGCAGCTCGGTCTGAAGGAGAACGTCATCGACCGTCTGGTCGAGCGGCGCCTCCTGGTCGAGGCCGCCGAGGCGAGCGGCATCGCCGTCGCCGACGCCGACGTCACCAAGGCGATCCGCGAGATCCCGGCCTTCCAGAAGGACGGCCAGTTCGACTTCGCGACCTACAAGATCGTCCTCGCCAACTCCGTGGGCATGACCCCCGCGAAGTTCGAGGAAGAGGTCCGCGCCGACCTCCTCCGCGAGAAGATGGTCCAGCAGATCCGCCAGGCGGCCAAGGCCACCGACGAGGAGATCCGCGAGGAGTACCGCAAGGACAACGACAAGGCGTCCCTGACGGTGGTGCGCTTCGCCGCTCCCGCCTTCTTCGACAAGTCGAAGGCCACCGACGAAGAGGTGAAGGCCTTCCTCGCCACCGACGAGGGCAAGAAGGCGGTGGAGACCGAGTACCGGGCCAAGAGCTTCCGCTTCAAGCAGCCCAAGCGCGTCCAGGCGCAGCACATTCTCGTGAAGGTCGCCGAGGACGCTCCCGAGGCCGACGTCGCGGCGGCGAAGGCGAAGCTCGAAGAGGCGAAGAAGCAGGTCGAGGGCGGCGCCGACTTCGGCGAGATCGCCAGGCAGATCTCCGAGGACCCCGGTTCGAAGGAGAAGGGCGGCGACCTGGGCTTCTTCGGCCCCGGCACCATGGCCAAGCCCTTCGAAGAGGCGGCGATGGCGCTCGAGAAGGGCCAGATGAGCGACCTCGTCCGCACCCGCTTCGGCTTCCACCTGATCAAGGTGAACGACATCACCGCGCCGAAGGAGCAGCAGCTCGAAGAGGTCCAGGACCAGCTCGCGCAGGAGATGCTGCGCAAGCGCAAGGCCCGCGAAATGGCCGAGAAGAAGGCGCAGGAGGTCCTCGCCCAGGTCCAGGCCGGCAAGAGCCTGCAGGACCTCTTCCCCGCTGCCCACAGCGAGGACGACGGCCACGGCCACGCCCCCGGCCAGCCGATGCCGGTGGACAAGGACCAGCTCGCCGTCGCCGAGACCACCGAGCTGTTCAGCGTCGAGTCCGAGTACGTGCCCCGCGTCGGCGTGAGCGCCGACCTCGCCAAGGCCGTGCAGGACGCCGACGAGGGCGCGGTCCTGCCGCAGGTCTTCGACGTCAGCGACGCCTTCGTGGTCGCCGTCGTCGCCGACCGGGTCAAGCCGGACATGGAGGCCTTCGAGACGAAGGCGCAGGACTACCGGCAGCGCGTCGTGGCCCGCAAGGAAGCCACTCTCGTGCAGGACTTCACCACGAAGCTCCGCGAGAAGGCGAAGGTCGAGAAGAACCCGAGCCTCTTCGCCGCAGCACCCGCGCAGGGCTGA
- the mreC gene encoding rod shape-determining protein MreC has protein sequence MLAFFQRYRELLLVAALLVLPAGTYVANAKQGRDLSALDKFCLALSAPVSRVVDGVLGGATALWSDYVALRGVHEENERLRQEVADLRSALNEGREAELENQRLHDLLGFARGDTGRLLAAPVIGVSPTHRRTITISKGAFAGIAEGMAVVTSEGVVGKVVATYGDTAEVQLLVDAASAVAARVQRSRARVTVRGNGSEGALQLANALRTDDIEEGDLLVTSGTDRVFPKGLIVGRIGRIDRKPYGMYQEGEVLPAVDVSGLEEVLVVVEAGVPAVEELPNAFLEEAGPLPVVPGTP, from the coding sequence TTGCTTGCTTTCTTTCAGCGGTACCGCGAGCTGCTGCTCGTTGCTGCGCTGCTCGTTCTACCAGCCGGTACGTACGTAGCGAACGCCAAGCAGGGCCGCGATCTTTCGGCGCTCGACAAGTTCTGCCTGGCGCTCTCCGCTCCGGTCTCCCGTGTGGTCGACGGCGTGCTCGGTGGCGCGACCGCCCTGTGGAGCGACTACGTGGCGCTCCGCGGCGTGCACGAGGAGAACGAGCGCCTCCGCCAGGAGGTCGCCGACCTCCGGTCCGCGCTGAACGAGGGCCGGGAGGCGGAGCTGGAGAACCAGCGGCTCCACGACCTCCTGGGCTTTGCCCGCGGGGATACGGGCAGGCTCCTCGCCGCGCCGGTGATCGGCGTCTCGCCCACCCACCGGCGCACCATCACCATCTCCAAGGGCGCCTTCGCCGGCATCGCCGAGGGGATGGCCGTGGTCACCAGCGAGGGCGTGGTCGGCAAGGTGGTCGCCACCTACGGCGACACCGCCGAGGTGCAGCTCCTCGTCGACGCGGCCTCCGCCGTCGCCGCCCGCGTGCAGCGGAGCAGGGCCCGGGTCACCGTTCGGGGGAACGGCTCCGAGGGCGCCCTCCAGCTCGCCAACGCGCTCCGCACCGACGACATCGAGGAGGGCGATCTGCTCGTGACCTCCGGCACCGACCGCGTCTTCCCCAAGGGGCTGATCGTCGGCAGGATCGGGCGGATCGATCGGAAGCCCTACGGGATGTACCAGGAGGGCGAGGTCCTGCCCGCCGTCGACGTCTCCGGCCTCGAGGAGGTCCTCGTGGTGGTGGAGGCCGGCGTGCCCGCGGTGGAAGAGCTGCCCAACGCCTTCCTCGAAGAGGCCGGGCCGCTGCCCGTGGTGCCGGGAACGCCGTGA